A single region of the Gracilibacillus caseinilyticus genome encodes:
- a CDS encoding DinB family protein — protein sequence MINDLHTSEKMSPIVSMLYAAVKENSERLKFITDGMSQTEIDYKGPKHKANSTAQLIKHISYVDLNWVYRLKDEPIPKDLKEKYGPMLDKEKKLPMIKGQSLQKLMSEYDEVLQSLREVCLQLTDADLKRKVSFGHQNEKTATIRWGLWHMADHNRYHQAHINQLRKWYQESRKLKNN from the coding sequence ATGATAAATGATTTACACACAAGTGAAAAGATGTCACCAATTGTAAGCATGTTATATGCAGCAGTAAAAGAAAATAGTGAACGACTGAAATTCATAACAGACGGTATGTCTCAGACAGAAATTGACTATAAAGGGCCAAAACATAAAGCTAACAGTACTGCCCAATTAATCAAGCATATCTCATACGTGGATCTTAACTGGGTTTACAGATTAAAAGATGAGCCGATACCAAAAGATTTAAAAGAAAAATATGGGCCAATGCTTGATAAGGAGAAGAAGCTTCCGATGATCAAGGGACAGTCTTTGCAAAAACTGATGTCAGAATATGATGAGGTATTACAATCATTAAGAGAGGTTTGTCTGCAATTAACTGATGCTGACTTAAAAAGAAAAGTCAGTTTTGGACATCAAAATGAAAAAACAGCCACAATCCGCTGGGGTTTATGGCATATGGCGGACCATAACCGCTATCATCAAGCACATATTAATCAGCTTAGGAAATGGTATCAGGAATCTCGTAAATTAAAAAATAACTAA
- a CDS encoding GNAT family N-acetyltransferase, with protein MDQNACIQKIEELSMNALPSLQTVLFDGWILRFSNGYAKRANSINPIYFSIVKIEKKLNRVEQIYRKENLDVVFKLTSYVHPVDLDKTLSDKGYTFAGLTSVQLLSLDDINVSRSANSIISRRLSDDWYTKCCLLNNVKEQDQPTLRTILENILADVCFVRLVSENQETLACGMAVLEDQYLGLFDIVTNPEFRNKGHGQQLMLTLLQWGKDNGADQAYLQVISDNTPARNLYAKLGFKETYKYWYRIKNHR; from the coding sequence ATGGATCAAAATGCATGTATACAAAAGATCGAGGAATTATCAATGAATGCTTTACCATCATTACAGACCGTTCTATTTGATGGGTGGATTCTACGTTTTTCCAATGGCTATGCAAAAAGAGCAAACTCAATCAACCCAATTTATTTTTCAATTGTGAAAATAGAAAAGAAATTAAATAGAGTAGAACAAATATATCGCAAGGAAAACCTGGATGTCGTGTTTAAGCTTACTTCATATGTACATCCTGTTGATTTAGATAAAACTCTATCTGACAAAGGTTATACTTTTGCTGGATTAACCAGTGTACAGTTACTTTCACTTGATGATATAAATGTTTCACGATCAGCCAATTCAATTATATCCAGGCGTCTAAGTGATGATTGGTATACAAAATGTTGTCTGCTAAATAACGTGAAAGAGCAAGACCAGCCAACTTTAAGAACAATACTAGAAAATATCTTGGCAGATGTATGTTTTGTAAGATTAGTAAGCGAAAATCAGGAAACGTTAGCATGTGGTATGGCAGTTCTTGAGGATCAATATTTGGGATTGTTTGATATTGTCACGAATCCTGAATTCAGAAACAAGGGGCACGGCCAACAACTGATGCTAACCCTATTACAATGGGGGAAAGATAATGGAGCGGACCAAGCATATCTTCAAGTCATTTCTGATAATACACCAGCACGGAATCTATACGCGAAGTTAGGATTTAAAGAGACATATAAATATTGGTATCGAATTAAAAATCACCGGTAA